One window of the Cryptomeria japonica chromosome 7, Sugi_1.0, whole genome shotgun sequence genome contains the following:
- the LOC131856540 gene encoding putative UPF0481 protein At3g02645 codes for MDQHKLQAVHRVSTRLKIDVPTLIAEFEKLELEIRECYEEPIELNGKSLSRMLAMDACFILEFCRNSAVSRSESNSDFFSLIFQRDDLKNSMFYAILDDLIKLENQIPLFVILKLLELEEGGSREEGGSREYAATELATMLSKRSLFRGNPFFNFSHQDAIPKLKEHMMGERPAYHLLDLCRKVVKDTLTNSTGKPATCVENDGYLGANNISNDNGWSMNAVLPGWVQRVSCIDILPRVSPLLSPDDRRATPSAELLYGAGIRFQPGKIKFEKRRFGSRTLDLPSVTITDKDVALLRKSRIIRRMVGCDENIARMFNRIRVGITFSGIGQIEEVMVKARNHYKSQWKVWMSQFKEEHFSKPWYILSLVAAILILGMTAIQTVYSVD; via the coding sequence ATGGACCAACATAAATTACAAGCGGTCCATAGAGTGTCAACTAGGCTTAAAATAGATGTGCCCACATTGATTGCAGAGTTTGAGAAGTTAGAATTGGAAATCAGAGAATGCTATGAAGAGCCAATAGAATTGAATGGAAAATCATTATCACGGATGTTAGCAATGGATGCTTGTTTTATACTTGAATTCTGTAGAAATTCTGCAGTATCAAGATCCGAGAGTAATTCAGATTTCTTTAGCCTTATCTTTCAAAGAGATGATTTAAAGAACTCCATGTTTTATGCTATACTAGATGACCTTATAAAGCTGGAAAATCAAATTCCTCTATTTGTTATCTTAAAATTATTGGAGTTAGAAGAAGGTGGATCGCGCGAAGAAGGTGGATCGCGCGAATATGCAGCAACAGAATTAGCTACAATGCTGAGTAAACGTAGCTTGTTTCGCGGAAACCCCTTTTTCAACTTTTCACACCAGGATGCTATACCAAAACTGAAGGAGCATATGATGGGTGAACGGCCTGCATACCATTTGTTGGATTTGTGCAGAAAGGTGGTCAAAGATACATTAACGAATTCTACTGGGAAACCGGCTACTTGCGTGGAAAATGATGGCTATCTTGGCGCTAATAATATCAGCAATGATAATGGGTGGTCAATGAATGCGGTACTACCTGGTTGGGTGCAACGAGTCAGTTGCATCGATATACTTCCTCGAGTTTCCCCACTACTTTCTCCTGATGATAGGCGGGCAACCCCTAGTGCCGAATTGTTATACGGCGCTGGTATTAGATTTCAACCAggcaaaattaaatttgaaaaaagaaGGTTCGGAAGCAGAACGCTTGATCTCCCTTCAGTCACAATCACGGACAAAGATGTTGCTTTACTTCGAAAATCTCGAATCATTCGGAGGATGGTTGGCTGTGATGAAAACATAGCTCGCATGTTCAACCGAATTAGGGTTGGAATCACATTCAGTGGAATTGGTCAAATTGAAGAGGTGATGGTAAAGGCGAGAAATCATTATAAGAGCCAATGGAAAGTGTGGATGAGCCAGTTTAAGGAAGAACATTTTTCAAAGCCGTGGTATATCCTCTCGCTTGTGGCGGCGATACTTATTCTGGGTATGACGGCTATACAAACTGTCTATTCAGTAGACTAG